Proteins encoded together in one Miscanthus floridulus cultivar M001 chromosome 16, ASM1932011v1, whole genome shotgun sequence window:
- the LOC136512090 gene encoding putative laccase-11: MAGGRRLSPACLFLAVALVVLVALPELAAARTRRYTFNVTMATVTRLCVTKSIPTVNGRFPGPKVVVREGDRLVVQVHNNINNNVTFHWHGVRQLRSGWSDGPSYITQCPIRPGQSYAYDFRIVGQRGTLWWHAHFSWLRATLYGPLLILPPRGVPYPFPKPHTEVPLMLGEWFNADPEAVIKQALQTGGGPNVSDAYTLNGLPGPTYNCSGASDTFKLRVQPGKTYLLRLVNAALNDELFFAVANHTLTVVQADASYVKPFTADTLVISPGQTMDVLLTAAASPSSPAAAFAIAVAPYTNTVGTFDNTTAIAVLEYDGAPQQSALLSLPRPALPLYNDTGAVTNFSARFRSLASAQYPAHVPRTVDRRFFFAVGLGLDPCQSRVNGTCQGPNGTRFAASMNNVSFTMPRTSLLQAHYQRRYSGVLTANFPAAPPVPFNYTGTPPNNTFVTHGTRVVPLNFNTTVEVVLQDTSILGAESHPLHLHGYDFFVVGQGFGNYDANNDTAKYNLVDPVQRNTISVPTAGWVAIRFVADNPGVWIMHCHLDVHLSWGLAMAWLVNDGPLPNQKLPPPPSDIPRC; the protein is encoded by the exons ATGGCCGGCGGTCGTCGTCTCTCCCCTGCGTGCCTCTTTCTCGCCGTCGCCCTCGTGGTCCTCGTTGCCTTGCCggagctcgccgccgcccgcACCCGCCGCTACACGTTCAAT gtgacgatggcaacggtgacgCGCCTGTGCGTGACGAAGAGCATCCCCACGGTGAACGGGCGGTTCCCGGGACCGAAGGTCGTCGTGCGCGAGGGCGACCGCCTCGTGGTGCAGGTCCACAATAACATCAACAACAACGTAACGTTCCACTG GCACGGCGTCCGGCAGCTGCGCAGCGGGTGGTCGGACGGCCCGTCGTACATCACGCAGTGCCCGATCCGGCCCGGGCAGAGCTACGCCTACGACTTCCGCATCGTGGGGCAGCGCGGCACGCTGTGGTGGCACGCGCACTTCTCCTGGCTCCGCGCCACGCTCTACGGCCCGCTCCTCATCCTCCCGCCGCGCGGCGTCCCCTACCCGTTCCCCAAGCCCCACACAGAGGTCCCCCTCATGCTCGGTGAGTGGTTCAACGCGGACCCGGAGGCCGTGATCAAGCAGGCGCTGCAGACCGGCGGGGGCCCGAACGTCTCCGACGCCTACACCCTCAACGGTCTGCCTGGGCCGACCTACAACTGCTCCGGCGCCAGCGACACGTTCAAGCTCCGGGTGCAGCCCGGCAAGACGTACCTGCTGCGGCTCGTCAACGCGGCGCTCAACGACGAGCTCTTCTTCGCGGTGGCCAACCACACGCTGACGGTGGTGCAGGCGGACGCCAGCTACGTCAAGCCGTTCACGGCCGACACGCTGGTCATCTCGCCGGGGCAGACCATGGACGTGCTCCTCACCGCTGCCGCCAGCCCTTCCTCGCCCGCCGCCGccttcgccatcgccgtcgcgcCCTACACCAACACGGTCGGCACGTTCGACAACACCACCGCCATCGCTGTCCTCGAGTACGACGGCGCGCCGCAGCAGAGCGCGCTCCTGAGCCTCCCGCGCCCCGCGCTGCCGCTGTACAACGACACGGGCGCGGTGACCAACTTCTCGGCTAGGTTCCGGAGCCTCGCGAGCGCGCAGTACCCGGCGCACGTGCCGCGGACGGTGGACCGGAGGTTCTTCTTCGCCGTCGGTCTCGGCTTGGACCCGTGCCAGAGCCGGGTGAACGGGACGTGCCAGGGCCCCAACGGCACCAGGTTCGCGGCGTCCATGAACAACGTGTCCTTCACCATGCCCCGGACCTCGCTCCTCCAGGCGCACTACCAGCGGCGGTACAGCGGCGTGCTCACGGCCAACTTCCCCGCGGCGCCGCCGGTGCCGTTCAACTACACCGGCACGCCGCCCAACAACACGTTCGTCACGCACGGCACCAGGGTGGTGCCGCTCAACTTCAACACCACCGTCGAGGTGGTGCTGCAGGACACCAGCATCCTGGGCGCCGAGAGCCACCCGCTGCACTTGCATGGCTACGACTTCTTCGTCGTCGGCCAGGGGTTCGGCAACTACGACGCCAACAACGACACCGCCAAGTACAACCTCGTCGACCCCGTGCAGCGGAACACCATCAGCGTGCCCACCGCCGGCTGGGTCGCCATCCGCTTTGTTGCCGACAACCCCGGCGTGTGGATCATGCATTGCCACCTGGACGTGCACCTGAGCTGGGGTCTGGCAATGGCGTGGCTCGTCAACGACGGGCCGCTGCCGAACCAGAAGCTGCCGCCTCCGCCGTCCGATATCCCCAGGTGTTGA